TTTGATGGCTTCGCCGATGGCCCATCAAACCGGCTTTATGTATGGTCTGATTATGCCGGTCTTGTTGAAAGCCAAAGCGGTTTTGCAGGATGTATGGGACGTCAACAAAGCGATTGACCTGATTCATGAGCATCAGGTGAGCTTCACGATGGCTTCAACACCCTTCCTGAATGATTTATCTACCGGGGTTGCCGAAACGCATCAAACAGTGGAAAGTTTAAAACTGTTCCTTTGCGCAGGTGCCCCGATTCCAAGTGCACTGGTACAAAAAGCCCGCCAGAATCTGGGCGTGAAAGTGATTTCCGCCTGGGGAATGACCGAGTGTGGTGCAGTGACCCTGACACGACCAGAAGATGATGATGAACGTTCGTTTAATACCGATGGGCTGCCATTACCGGGTGTTGAACTCAAAATCGTGGATGAGCATGGTCATACCTTGCCACCGAACCATTCCGGCAGCCTGATGATCCGCAGCTGTTCGAATTTTGGTGGTTATCTCAAGCGTCCACATTTGAATGAAACTGATGCCGATGGCTGGTTTGATACCGGTGATATTGCCACTCAGGATGAGCAGGGCTATATTCGGATTTGCGGTCGCAAAAAAGATGTGATTATCCGGGGCGGTGAAAATATTCCAGTCTCCGAGATCGAATCTCTGCTGTATAAACACCCGGATATCGCCATGGTCGCTTTAGTCCCTTATGCCGACGATCGTCTCGGTGAGCGAGCCTGTGCAGTGGTTAAACTGAAAGAGGGTAGTATCAAATTGCAGTTATCGGACATAGTCAATTTCTTGAAAGCGCAGAACTTGGCCATTCAATATATTCCTGAGCGTCTGGAAGTCTGGGATGCCTTGCCAATGACCCCATCAGGTAAAATCCAGAAATTCAAAATCCGCGAGATCCTAGCTCAGCAGGCTGAACAGGCTGCTGTCTAAGCGAAGCAAGCCTCTCAATTATTCAAGAGAATTCAACCCTGAAGTGTGTGCCTTGCACACGCTTTGGGTCAAATCATGTCTTGAAAAGTGCAAAAATAAAAAATAACGGTAGATAAACATTCCATCAGAATAAAAAAGTAGCCATCTTTGCAGGTGACTAGTTGTTGCGGTGTACGAAGCACTGGACTGTCGTGAAGGTGCAAGGGCGGTGAGTAAAAAAGCAATATCGAGCATGAAGTAATTTAAATGTTACTGAAGTCAAACCCCTTTGGTCAGGGGGAGGGGGCTCTAATTCTTCACTGCATCGTCTCAGTTACAACAGTTACATATATTAAGTCCGTCAAGCAGTATGCCATCAGGCATTGAAGTCGATTTTTAAGGTTATATTCGTGCCGATGCTACTTACCAAGTAGAAGGAGCATCTACGAAATTTTTTATTCCGTGGCGGAGATGAGTACGAGCATCTGAAATTATTCATCGCTGAATATACTTGAAAAATGATGTTTTTGGTGATGATTAATACAAGAACTAAGTGTCTGAGGATTTAGAGTGTATCTGATTTATAAATCGTTACATTTTACTTTTTATTCTAAATCCTTAAAAAAATTATGTATTTTAAGTAAATGAAAATATTGTAATTCATCTTTTGTGTTAAAGGCTTGTTGCTTTTTTATGCATTTGCTAAATTGCATCACATAACAACAATAACAAAGGAAGCTCTCACCATGACCTCACTCCATTCAACTGAATTTTCTCCTTTATTGGGTTTGCCGTTTTCGATTGCTCATGATGACCTCATTGCAGCGAAATCCAGCATTCAGTACTTCCGTTTTATTCAACAGTCTATGCGTCTGATTCAGCGTACCTATGCAAGTCTGCTTAAAACGGAACAGTTGGATAAAGCACAGCAACGTTTACAGCATCTACATCAGGCCATTCTGGATTTAACGGCACATCTCGATGGAGTCGAGAGCCAATGGTATCAGGACCTGATGAAATGGATGGATACCATCATGCGTGAAGCACATACCCATTTTTATATCCAGCATTATTTGCTCAGTCTTGAGCAGGCTGCTGAGTCGAAATGTCCATTAGTGGTACAACAGTATGTGCAGCGCGGTTTGGATATCTTAATGACCGGGTTGGATGATCTGTACGCAAATCATGCACTGTTGCAGCAATATCTACAGTTGCATGGCTGGAAAACAGCCAGTGGCTTATAAGGAAACTGAGTGCAGGCCAGAGAAAATCCTACAATTCACCAACTGTGCCTAGTATCCATAAACCTGAAAAGTTATGATGCGATTTTCGAAGTTGTTGGATCACTGCAATGAAAATTGTCGCGGATGAAAATCTGGCTTTTACCGAATATTTCTTTTCAGCGTTTGGAGAAATCCAGCAACGTCCCGGACGAACCTTAACCCATACGGATGTGCAAGATGCGCAGGCTTTACTGGTTCGTTCGGTGACACCCGTCAATCGTGCACTGATTCAAGATACGGCTTTACAGTTTGTGGGTAGTGCCACCATCGGTACGGATCATTTAGAGATTCCTGCTTTACAACAACAGCAGATTCAGTGGGCCAATGCTGCGGGTTGTAATGCACAGGCAGTTGCCGAATATGTCATTACGGCTTTAAACCATGTTCGCCCGGAATTATTAAAAAATAAACCTGCCTTTACTTTAGGAATTGTCGGTCTGGGCAACGTGGGAACACGTCTGGCGAAAATGGTACAGTTACTGGGCTGGAACGTGCTGGGCTATGATCCGTTGGTGTCGCGTGAACAGATCAATCAGGTTGAATTTGAACAGCTACTGACTGAAAGTGATGCGATTTCCATTCATGTGCCACTGACCAAAACAGGGCCTTATCCAACCTATCATTTATTCGATACTCAAACTTTGGCAAAAATTCCGGCACAGACCATTCTAATTAATAGTGCACGTGGTCCGGTGATTGCTGAACAGGCTTTGTTAGACGATATTCAACGTACTCAGCGCACAGTGATTCTGGATGTGTTTGAACATGAACCGGTCATTTCAGCGCAGTTGCTGGATGCGGTTACGCTGGTCACACCGCATATTGCGGGCTACAGTCTGGAAGGCAAGGCACGTGGTACAGAAATGATTTATCAGGCTTTCTGTGCACATTTTGGCTTTAGGGCAGATAAGCATTTTGAAAGCCAGTTACCTAACTGCAGCAATTTATTTGCCGGACAGAATTTACATGATGTGCTGATTCAGCATTTATCTGAAATTTATGATATTGCCCGCGACGATGCTGCCCTGCGTGCCTGTTTAAAAGATGGTTTTGTGGAGCAGCCTGCTTTTGATCAGCTACGTAAGACTTACCCGCTACGCCGTGAGTGGTCTGCTTATGGAGGACCACAGGCATGATGGATTATCAACCGACTTGTGATCTGACCGCCATGCAGGCGCGGGCCAAAATGTATGCGCGGATTCGCCAGTTTTTTGCCGAGCGTAACGTGCTGGAAGTGGAAACTCCCATTTTATCGCAAGCGGGTGTGACGGATGTGCATTTGGCTTCGGTCGCAGCCCAGCGTCATGTGGCGGGGCAGTTGCAAACCCATTATTTACAGACTTCGCCCGAATTTGCCATGAAA
This portion of the Acinetobacter sp. GSS19 genome encodes:
- the aliA gene encoding cyclohexanecarboxylate-CoA ligase gives rise to the protein MDFDAVLLAPRREQMLQQGYWVNKTILQSLNEAVHQHPDKIALVSYKTEQQTEKSLTYREMLHTANRVALGLKRLGVHKQDIVSCQLPNWWEFTILYIACRRIGAVLNPLMPIFRERELSFMLKHTESKVLIVPKTFRKFDHEQLAYQLQKNIDTLEHIVVIGGEGDNSFEKLMLNHGLDQDPQILNTLNDVSITADDIAQLMFTSGTTGEPKGVMHTANTLFANIVPYAKRLHLGPDDVILMASPMAHQTGFMYGLIMPVLLKAKAVLQDVWDVNKAIDLIHEHQVSFTMASTPFLNDLSTGVAETHQTVESLKLFLCAGAPIPSALVQKARQNLGVKVISAWGMTECGAVTLTRPEDDDERSFNTDGLPLPGVELKIVDEHGHTLPPNHSGSLMIRSCSNFGGYLKRPHLNETDADGWFDTGDIATQDEQGYIRICGRKKDVIIRGGENIPVSEIESLLYKHPDIAMVALVPYADDRLGERACAVVKLKEGSIKLQLSDIVNFLKAQNLAIQYIPERLEVWDALPMTPSGKIQKFKIREILAQQAEQAAV
- a CDS encoding 4-phosphoerythronate dehydrogenase, encoding MKIVADENLAFTEYFFSAFGEIQQRPGRTLTHTDVQDAQALLVRSVTPVNRALIQDTALQFVGSATIGTDHLEIPALQQQQIQWANAAGCNAQAVAEYVITALNHVRPELLKNKPAFTLGIVGLGNVGTRLAKMVQLLGWNVLGYDPLVSREQINQVEFEQLLTESDAISIHVPLTKTGPYPTYHLFDTQTLAKIPAQTILINSARGPVIAEQALLDDIQRTQRTVILDVFEHEPVISAQLLDAVTLVTPHIAGYSLEGKARGTEMIYQAFCAHFGFRADKHFESQLPNCSNLFAGQNLHDVLIQHLSEIYDIARDDAALRACLKDGFVEQPAFDQLRKTYPLRREWSAYGGPQA